A section of the Clostridium felsineum DSM 794 genome encodes:
- a CDS encoding histidine triad nucleotide-binding protein, translated as MDECIFCKIIKGEIPSSKVYEDDKVFAFKDINPAAPIHVLVIPKEHISSLNDVNEENSKLIAHVFVVISKLAKELGIDEDGFRVVSNCGEAAGQTVQHVHFHLLAKKKFTWPPG; from the coding sequence ATGGATGAGTGTATATTTTGCAAAATAATCAAAGGGGAAATACCGTCATCTAAGGTTTATGAGGATGATAAGGTTTTTGCCTTTAAAGATATAAATCCAGCCGCTCCGATACATGTACTTGTAATACCTAAAGAACATATATCTAGTTTAAATGATGTAAATGAGGAAAACAGTAAATTGATAGCACATGTATTTGTAGTAATATCAAAATTAGCTAAAGAGCTTGGTATTGATGAAGATGGATTTAGAGTTGTTTCTAATTGTGGCGAGGCTGCAGGGCAGACAGTACAACACGTACATTTCCATTTGCTGGCAAAGAAAAAATTTACATGGCCACCAGGCTAA
- the rpsU gene encoding 30S ribosomal protein S21, whose product MSEIKVGENESLESALRRFKRKCARAGVLSEVRKREHYEKPSVKRKKKSEAARKRKFK is encoded by the coding sequence ATGTCAGAAATAAAAGTTGGAGAAAATGAATCCTTAGAAAGCGCTTTAAGAAGATTTAAGAGAAAATGCGCTAGAGCAGGAGTTCTTTCAGAAGTAAGAAAGAGAGAACACTACGAAAAACCTAGTGTAAAAAGAAAGAAAAAATCTGAAGCTGCTAGAAAAAGAAAGTTTAAATAG
- a CDS encoding GatB/YqeY domain-containing protein: MSLKEKLQEDWKSALKSRDKFKANVISMAKAAILQVEKTDGVKLNDEDIIGVLAKEVKQRREALVEFEKGNRQDLVDNTNAEINILMSYLPQQLTEDEIKIIVKDAAESVGASSMKDMGKIMSALMSKVKGRADGSLVSKLVKEFLNNK, from the coding sequence ATGTCCCTTAAAGAAAAACTTCAAGAGGACTGGAAAAGTGCTCTTAAGAGCAGAGATAAATTTAAGGCTAATGTAATCAGTATGGCTAAAGCTGCTATTTTGCAGGTGGAAAAAACTGATGGCGTAAAACTTAATGATGAAGATATTATTGGAGTTTTAGCAAAAGAGGTTAAACAAAGACGCGAAGCTTTAGTTGAGTTTGAAAAAGGTAATAGGCAGGATTTAGTTGATAATACTAATGCTGAAATTAATATTTTAATGAGTTACCTTCCTCAGCAGTTGACTGAAGATGAAATTAAAATTATAGTTAAAGATGCAGCAGAAAGTGTTGGAGCAAGTAGCATGAAAGATATGGGAAAGATTATGTCGGCTTTAATGTCAAAAGTTAAAGGGCGCGCAGATGGTTCCTTGGTAAGTAAACTTGTAAAAGAGTTTTTAAATAATAAATAA
- the yqfC gene encoding sporulation protein YqfC yields the protein MDKKRIYKFRRFLARKLDFPSDAVVYTPKINISVTGDEEITIENYRGIVEFTDKNIKVNTEVGPIGIEGKNFEIVFISGSTIILGGKFKTIIYGDDKK from the coding sequence ATGGATAAAAAAAGAATTTATAAATTTAGAAGATTTCTAGCAAGAAAGCTTGATTTTCCAAGTGATGCAGTAGTGTATACACCTAAGATAAATATATCAGTAACAGGGGATGAAGAAATAACTATTGAAAACTATAGAGGCATTGTTGAATTTACTGATAAAAATATAAAAGTAAATACTGAGGTTGGTCCTATAGGTATAGAAGGTAAAAATTTTGAAATAGTTTTTATAAGTGGAAGTACCATAATTTTGGGGGGGAAATTTAAAACTATTATTTATGGGGATGATAAAAAATGA
- the yqfD gene encoding sporulation protein YqfD yields the protein MNFKFENFKNTYVVIEVRTRSVEKFINLLWSNKINVMNMMRINANLVQFKVALKDYKKTVKTVRLVKGKLKIIERHGLGFFVFRIRNRISILIGLGAFIGCICYLSTFIWQIDIVTEKNIAPYDVRQDLRDIGVKPGIGKSGLDVYKIEEQLMQKNNNIMWARVRIYGSKLKVKIVERQEIPDVKPNNEVKDVLANKSGQVLRVYTTSGTAVVKAGDIVKKGQVLIKGEEGQDDKVYKVRADGKIIAKTFNENTAKVMLTKHVRKRTGKKIQNYYVCIGGKKFYLKKSENKFNKYDKIVDGNYFMGRETYYEVDDKIVNNNKDAVVKETAEKMYGRMKENYDMNVKVLDKLVDSSVEGNICTVRLVVVCEEDIAGN from the coding sequence ATGAACTTTAAATTTGAAAACTTTAAAAATACCTATGTTGTTATTGAAGTAAGGACTAGAAGCGTTGAAAAATTTATAAACTTACTTTGGAGTAATAAAATAAATGTTATGAACATGATGAGAATTAATGCTAATTTAGTTCAATTTAAGGTTGCATTAAAGGATTATAAAAAGACAGTTAAAACAGTGAGATTGGTTAAGGGAAAATTAAAGATAATAGAAAGGCATGGCTTGGGTTTTTTTGTATTTAGAATAAGAAATAGAATTTCAATTTTAATTGGCTTAGGAGCCTTTATAGGCTGTATATGTTATTTATCAACTTTTATATGGCAAATTGATATAGTAACTGAAAAAAATATAGCTCCATATGATGTAAGACAAGATTTAAGAGATATAGGTGTAAAACCTGGTATAGGTAAAAGTGGATTAGATGTGTATAAAATAGAGGAACAATTGATGCAAAAAAACAACAATATAATGTGGGCAAGAGTTAGAATTTATGGATCAAAGTTAAAGGTTAAAATTGTTGAAAGACAAGAAATTCCAGATGTTAAGCCTAACAATGAGGTTAAGGATGTTTTGGCAAACAAGTCTGGACAAGTACTTAGAGTGTATACAACCTCGGGAACTGCAGTTGTTAAAGCAGGAGATATTGTGAAAAAAGGCCAAGTACTTATAAAAGGAGAAGAAGGTCAAGATGATAAAGTATACAAGGTACGTGCAGACGGTAAAATAATAGCTAAAACCTTTAATGAGAATACAGCTAAAGTTATGCTTACAAAACATGTAAGAAAGAGGACAGGCAAAAAGATTCAAAATTATTATGTGTGCATAGGTGGCAAGAAATTTTATTTGAAAAAAAGTGAAAATAAATTTAATAAATATGATAAAATAGTAGATGGCAACTATTTTATGGGAAGAGAGACTTATTATGAGGTTGATGACAAAATAGTTAATAATAATAAGGATGCGGTTGTAAAAGAGACAGCTGAGAAAATGTATGGTAGAATGAAGGAAAATTATGATATGAATGTTAAAGTCCTGGATAAGTTAGTTGATTCTAGTGTAGAGGGAAATATATGTACAGTAAGACTTGTGGTTGTATGTGAAGAGGATATAGCAGGTAATTAA
- a CDS encoding HD family phosphohydrolase: MKIVQLMKKEKSIKVMTFLCAFIIIYGILLTAIDTRKYSLKEGDIAKSDIKATRDVNDEVATQERRRQAVNSVGLQYDKNTEIVNNVIDNINNDFTIMNKIKDENIDNNAKVNQLKSSLKADIGDSNINIILSTNKDDLKDLQQFIVKTMKDIYDGEIRDGDSADIKKAQNSIADEFSKGKLSKDTTELGIAIADFYVQPNMFFDSKKTEEIKNEVSKKVENVVIKKDQIIVKEGEPVTANEISVLEDLALLNNSNGQSWYIYLTLALAVIIVLFLQIYYIYRYYKEIYKDNKKIIMLCSLNIISIILARAVLVISPFLIPLACSPMLMILLMDSRISLLESILNCIFIALACKFNVEVTILALMSSVVAFMTFRKMKKRNDTIYAAVFIAVVNAAISFSIGFLVSSNLIDNLTKSGFAFIGGILSAILTIGFLPIFESVFDVVTDVKLLELSDPNHPLIKKLLMEAPGTYHHSIIVANIAEAAVERVGGNALLTRVAAYYHDVGKLKRPYFFKENQVGGKNPHDKINPNLSALVIISHVKDGVDIAKEYNIPQIIQDTIEQHHGTTLVKYFYITLKNKSENPEDIKEENFRYPGPIPSSKETAIIMLADSVEAAVRSIQEPTRGKIEEMINNIIEARLNDGQLNQCELTLHDIEKIRKAFLKSLLGIYHQRIEYPTDKSVIKQKKGEEGKVKKEIK; the protein is encoded by the coding sequence ATGAAGATAGTTCAATTGATGAAGAAGGAAAAATCTATAAAAGTAATGACATTTTTATGTGCGTTCATAATTATATATGGCATATTACTTACAGCGATAGACACAAGAAAGTATTCACTTAAAGAGGGTGATATTGCCAAAAGTGATATTAAGGCAACTAGAGATGTAAATGATGAAGTAGCAACACAAGAAAGAAGACGACAGGCGGTTAATTCAGTTGGTCTACAGTATGATAAGAACACTGAAATTGTAAATAATGTTATAGATAATATAAACAATGATTTTACCATAATGAACAAAATTAAAGATGAAAATATAGATAATAATGCAAAGGTAAATCAGCTTAAAAGCTCTTTAAAAGCTGATATAGGTGATTCGAATATAAATATAATCCTATCTACTAATAAAGATGATTTAAAGGATCTTCAGCAATTTATAGTTAAAACCATGAAGGATATTTACGACGGAGAAATAAGGGATGGAGATTCAGCAGATATAAAGAAGGCACAAAATAGTATTGCCGATGAATTCTCTAAGGGAAAGCTCTCAAAAGATACTACAGAACTTGGTATAGCAATTGCAGATTTTTACGTTCAACCTAATATGTTTTTTGATTCTAAAAAGACAGAGGAAATAAAAAACGAAGTATCTAAAAAGGTAGAAAATGTAGTTATAAAAAAGGATCAAATAATAGTAAAAGAAGGCGAACCTGTAACAGCAAATGAAATATCTGTTTTAGAGGATTTAGCTCTTTTAAATAACTCCAACGGACAAAGCTGGTACATATACCTTACATTAGCATTAGCGGTAATTATAGTGCTATTTTTACAGATATATTATATATATAGATACTATAAAGAGATATATAAAGATAATAAGAAAATTATAATGCTTTGCTCACTTAATATAATATCAATAATACTGGCAAGAGCGGTACTTGTGATTTCGCCATTTTTAATACCGCTGGCATGTTCTCCTATGCTAATGATACTTCTTATGGATAGTAGAATATCACTTTTGGAAAGTATTCTTAATTGTATTTTTATAGCATTAGCATGCAAGTTTAACGTTGAAGTAACTATATTAGCGCTTATGAGTTCTGTAGTAGCCTTTATGACCTTTAGAAAAATGAAAAAAAGAAATGACACTATATATGCAGCTGTTTTTATAGCGGTGGTAAATGCGGCAATATCTTTTTCTATTGGTTTTCTTGTAAGCAGTAATTTGATTGATAATTTAACTAAATCAGGTTTTGCATTTATAGGAGGTATATTATCTGCTATACTTACAATAGGCTTTCTTCCAATATTTGAAAGCGTGTTTGATGTAGTAACAGATGTTAAGCTTCTAGAATTATCAGATCCTAATCATCCTTTAATAAAAAAGCTTCTTATGGAAGCACCAGGAACTTACCATCACAGTATAATAGTAGCAAATATTGCAGAAGCTGCCGTTGAGAGAGTAGGAGGAAATGCGCTTTTAACTAGGGTAGCCGCCTATTATCATGATGTAGGAAAACTTAAGAGACCTTACTTTTTTAAGGAAAATCAGGTTGGAGGAAAAAATCCACACGATAAAATAAATCCTAATTTAAGCGCATTAGTAATAATATCACATGTTAAGGATGGAGTGGATATTGCTAAAGAATATAATATACCTCAAATCATACAGGATACTATAGAGCAGCATCATGGTACAACACTTGTTAAATATTTTTATATAACACTTAAAAATAAAAGTGAAAATCCAGAAGATATAAAAGAGGAAAATTTCAGATATCCAGGACCTATTCCAAGTAGTAAGGAAACTGCAATTATAATGCTTGCAGATAGTGTTGAAGCTGCTGTTCGTTCTATACAGGAGCCTACAAGGGGAAAAATAGAAGAAATGATTAATAATATTATTGAAGCTAGATTAAACGATGGTCAGTTAAATCAATGTGAGCTTACGCTTCATGATATAGAAAAAATTAGAAAAGCATTTTTAAAGTCTCTTCTTGGAATATATCATCAAAGAATTGAGTATCCTACGGATAAGAGTGTAATAAAGCAAAAAAAAGGTGAAGAAGGTAAAGTTAAAAAGGAAATAAAATAA
- the ybeY gene encoding rRNA maturation RNase YbeY, with translation MIYIDNRQKSIKVEESLENTLKEVIDYALKEEGVKIDYEVSVIFVDNETIREINKENRNVDKVTDVLSFPMLDYDEDKVFKDMYTEYEFEDEYFDCGNLVLGDIALSLEKAEEQSTEYGHSFLREATYLTVHSVLHLMGYDHMVEEDKMKMRKREEEILLHFDIKR, from the coding sequence ATGATATATATAGACAATAGGCAGAAAAGTATTAAGGTGGAGGAAAGTCTAGAAAATACTTTAAAAGAAGTTATAGATTATGCATTAAAAGAAGAAGGAGTAAAAATAGATTATGAGGTTTCTGTAATATTTGTAGATAATGAAACTATAAGAGAAATAAACAAAGAAAATAGAAATGTTGATAAAGTTACAGATGTACTTTCATTCCCAATGCTTGATTATGATGAAGATAAAGTATTTAAAGATATGTACACGGAATATGAATTTGAAGATGAATATTTTGATTGTGGCAATCTAGTATTAGGAGATATAGCACTTTCACTTGAAAAGGCAGAAGAGCAAAGCACTGAGTATGGTCATTCATTTCTAAGAGAAGCAACTTATTTAACCGTTCATTCTGTTCTTCATCTTATGGGATATGATCACATGGTAGAAGAGGATAAGATGAAAATGAGGAAAAGAGAAGAGGAGATATTACTTCATTTTGATATAAAAAGGTAA
- a CDS encoding diacylglycerol kinase produces MKPRKLVDSFNHALEGIIYAVRTQQNVRIDLIAALVILTICFFTNLTRVELLIITITITMVISAELMNTAIEATIDLTSNYYHPLAKIAKDVAAGAVVVTAINAVIVAFIVFWDKLTPVTNHVIYKIKNSNPYMIFVILVIVCILTLIIKAIFGEGTPLKGGMPSGHSAIAFSLATIITLISPQPVVIILSYFLAVIVAQSRVDSEVHSSLEVICGAAFGFLVTLLLFKLFH; encoded by the coding sequence ATGAAACCTAGAAAACTAGTTGACAGTTTTAATCACGCACTTGAGGGTATAATATATGCAGTAAGAACTCAACAAAATGTTAGAATTGATCTTATTGCGGCACTTGTAATACTTACAATATGTTTTTTTACAAACTTGACAAGAGTTGAGCTTTTAATTATAACAATAACAATAACTATGGTAATAAGTGCGGAGCTTATGAATACAGCAATAGAGGCAACAATTGATTTGACCTCAAATTACTATCATCCACTGGCTAAAATAGCTAAGGATGTGGCTGCAGGAGCTGTAGTGGTTACGGCTATAAATGCTGTTATAGTTGCATTTATAGTGTTTTGGGATAAGCTTACACCAGTTACAAACCATGTTATATACAAGATAAAAAATTCCAATCCATATATGATATTTGTTATTTTAGTAATAGTTTGTATACTTACGCTTATAATAAAAGCTATTTTTGGTGAAGGAACTCCATTAAAAGGAGGTATGCCAAGCGGCCATAGTGCCATAGCGTTTTCTCTAGCAACTATAATAACCTTAATATCACCTCAACCTGTAGTTATAATACTAAGCTATTTTTTAGCTGTAATAGTTGCACAGAGTAGAGTAGACTCAGAGGTACATTCTTCTCTTGAGGTCATATGTGGAGCAGCTTTTGGATTTTTAGTTACGCTTTTATTATTTAAATTATTTCATTAG
- the era gene encoding GTPase Era produces MFKSGFVTIIGRPNVGKSTLINHIMGEKLSIVSSKPQTTRNNIQTILTGEEYQIVFVDTPGMHNPRHKLGEYMVKVAKESMNEVDIALFVTTPDVEVRKGDLHILEQLKSAKVPVFLVINKIDETTEERLAETLKNYSESFEFEEIIPISAKKGKNVDTLIELMVKHLNEGPKYYPEDMIIDKQERFIIAEIIREKALRFLSQEVPHGIAVEILQMKEENEKYKIEANIMCEKDSHKGIIIGKGGEMLKKISQSARKSSEAFLNKRVNLKIWVKVKKDWRDSPFVLGELGYKAPKK; encoded by the coding sequence ATGTTTAAATCAGGATTTGTAACAATAATTGGAAGACCTAATGTAGGAAAATCTACTTTAATTAATCATATTATGGGGGAAAAGTTATCTATAGTTTCTTCAAAACCCCAAACTACTAGAAATAATATACAAACAATACTTACAGGAGAAGAATACCAAATTGTTTTTGTAGATACGCCTGGAATGCATAATCCAAGACATAAGCTTGGAGAATACATGGTTAAAGTTGCTAAAGAATCTATGAATGAAGTGGATATAGCATTATTTGTTACCACCCCTGACGTAGAAGTTAGAAAAGGTGATTTACATATATTGGAGCAATTGAAATCGGCAAAGGTTCCTGTTTTTTTAGTTATAAATAAGATTGATGAAACAACAGAGGAAAGATTAGCAGAAACTTTGAAAAATTACTCTGAAAGCTTTGAATTTGAAGAAATAATCCCTATATCAGCTAAAAAGGGGAAGAATGTAGATACTTTAATAGAACTTATGGTGAAGCATCTAAATGAAGGCCCTAAGTACTATCCTGAAGATATGATAATAGATAAGCAGGAAAGATTTATAATAGCAGAAATAATAAGAGAAAAAGCACTCAGATTTCTGTCTCAAGAGGTTCCTCATGGAATTGCGGTTGAAATTCTTCAAATGAAGGAGGAAAATGAAAAATATAAAATCGAGGCAAATATAATGTGTGAGAAAGACTCGCATAAGGGTATTATAATTGGAAAAGGCGGAGAGATGCTTAAGAAAATATCTCAATCAGCGAGAAAAAGCTCAGAGGCGTTTTTGAATAAAAGAGTTAATTTGAAGATATGGGTTAAGGTTAAAAAGGATTGGAGAGATAGTCCTTTTGTATTAGGAGAACTTGGATATAAAGCTCCAAAAAAATAA
- the recO gene encoding DNA repair protein RecO: protein MSLFKSRGVVLKSQDINENDKIIWIFTEKMGKISVIAKGAKKNRSKYLPISINFCFGNFVFFKGKSMFSLNEGEIIDSFQEFLSDLDTLTYTSYLCELIDISMAEGESNRDLFKEFVSTFYLIKNKVGDMETLIRAFELKLLKYTGYDLNFDYCSKCKKRIKKASYISYRYYGGICDDCSKEGGVAVNPAVYSSLNYLNKLPIEKVYRVTLNNDIKDEVFQVLKGFIGQNYAKLPKSLDLLNIIKRSE from the coding sequence CTGTCTTTATTTAAAAGTAGAGGAGTAGTTCTTAAAAGTCAAGATATAAATGAAAATGATAAAATTATATGGATTTTTACAGAGAAAATGGGCAAAATATCTGTAATAGCTAAAGGAGCAAAAAAAAATAGAAGTAAATACCTTCCAATCTCAATAAACTTCTGTTTTGGAAACTTTGTGTTTTTTAAAGGAAAAAGTATGTTCTCTCTAAATGAGGGTGAAATAATTGATTCTTTTCAAGAATTTTTAAGTGATTTGGATACCCTGACATATACGTCATATCTTTGTGAACTTATAGATATTTCTATGGCAGAAGGGGAAAGTAATAGAGATCTATTTAAAGAATTTGTAAGTACCTTTTATCTCATAAAAAATAAAGTTGGAGATATGGAAACTTTAATAAGGGCATTTGAATTAAAGCTTTTAAAATATACAGGGTATGATCTCAATTTTGATTACTGCTCAAAATGCAAGAAAAGAATTAAGAAAGCTTCTTATATAAGCTATAGGTATTATGGTGGGATATGTGACGACTGTTCAAAGGAAGGAGGAGTAGCGGTTAATCCAGCGGTATACAGTAGCTTAAATTATTTGAATAAATTGCCTATAGAAAAAGTTTATAGAGTTACATTAAACAATGATATAAAGGATGAAGTATTTCAGGTATTAAAAGGATTTATAGGCCAAAACTATGCAAAATTACCTAAAAGTTTAGATTTATTAAATATTATAAAGAGGAGTGAATAA
- a CDS encoding DUF4342 domain-containing protein, whose protein sequence is MEEITLEKVDIIKERTGVTYTEAKEALEASEGNVIDALIYIENNTKSHKDNLYETKDEFVQWIKDTINKGNVSRIIVKKDERTIVDIPVAAGLAGGVLAGAVWAPSLAIMFLTAVFAKVTVEIIKEDGSVEVVNKVVKNTVTGVKDKINEVKDKVMNKNEDSKVNTDGAYQYTVKFDDVDSDNVSKGNDDNKDNE, encoded by the coding sequence ATGGAAGAAATAACTTTAGAAAAGGTTGATATTATAAAAGAAAGAACAGGAGTTACATATACTGAGGCCAAAGAGGCACTTGAGGCTTCAGAAGGAAATGTAATAGATGCATTGATATATATAGAAAATAATACTAAATCTCATAAGGATAATCTTTATGAAACAAAGGATGAGTTTGTTCAGTGGATTAAAGACACTATAAATAAAGGAAATGTATCAAGAATAATAGTAAAAAAAGATGAAAGAACTATTGTAGATATACCAGTAGCTGCTGGACTCGCAGGTGGAGTTCTAGCAGGAGCTGTATGGGCACCATCACTTGCAATTATGTTCCTTACAGCTGTATTTGCAAAGGTTACAGTAGAAATAATAAAAGAAGATGGCTCTGTAGAAGTTGTAAACAAAGTTGTAAAGAACACTGTTACAGGTGTAAAGGATAAAATAAACGAAGTAAAAGATAAAGTAATGAATAAAAATGAAGACAGCAAAGTTAATACAGACGGAGCTTATCAGTACACAGTTAAATTTGATGATGTAGATAGTGATAATGTAAGTAAAGGTAATGATGATAATAAAGATAATGAGTAG
- a CDS encoding CotS family spore coat protein: MLEKDNTSHILLPEASIKKYILPKYNLENAEILQIKFKDTDKQRAVYKITLNSKKYCLKKVYYNKEELLFVYSTTEWFFRHDINVTRILPTKDNSRFVVYSGMIFILMPWIDGTKCNYDKQEDIFKSSKNLAYMHKCSQNFFSIQGSVIRYGFEHIYLSNKKHFEQILTFFNKAYEINDTFSKIALNNCDLCIALSKIALEASSRLNSNNFKKSLCHLDYVNKNIIFDNNNDIWVIDFDKCKFDYSVHDISYFLRRIMKRDNTKWNSELLINILNVYEEINPLNLDEYLYILSYLVFPQKFWKISKDYYNNINRCNKSAFINLIKNTTKYSELHLKFAYNFCHYIEGKFNVNLNL, from the coding sequence GTGCTTGAAAAAGATAACACCTCACATATTCTTCTTCCAGAAGCTTCAATAAAAAAATATATATTACCAAAATATAATCTTGAGAATGCTGAAATATTACAAATAAAATTTAAAGATACTGATAAACAAAGAGCTGTATATAAAATAACTTTAAATTCTAAAAAATACTGCTTAAAAAAAGTATATTATAACAAAGAAGAACTTTTATTTGTTTACTCTACTACTGAATGGTTTTTTAGGCATGATATAAATGTAACACGAATTTTACCTACAAAGGATAATTCACGATTTGTAGTATACTCCGGAATGATTTTCATACTTATGCCCTGGATTGATGGAACCAAATGCAATTATGATAAACAAGAGGACATCTTTAAGTCTTCTAAAAATTTAGCGTATATGCATAAATGTTCACAAAACTTTTTTTCTATACAAGGTAGTGTAATAAGATATGGTTTTGAACATATATATTTATCTAACAAAAAACACTTTGAACAAATATTAACCTTTTTTAATAAAGCTTACGAAATAAATGATACCTTCTCTAAAATTGCACTTAACAATTGTGATTTATGTATAGCTCTTTCAAAAATAGCATTAGAAGCTTCTTCTAGACTTAATAGTAACAATTTCAAAAAAAGTTTATGTCACCTGGATTACGTAAACAAAAATATTATCTTCGACAACAACAATGATATTTGGGTTATAGACTTCGATAAATGTAAATTTGACTACTCTGTTCATGATATATCTTATTTTTTGAGAAGAATAATGAAAAGAGACAATACTAAATGGAACAGTGAACTTTTAATAAATATACTAAATGTTTATGAAGAAATAAATCCTCTTAACCTTGATGAATATTTATATATTTTATCTTATTTGGTTTTCCCTCAAAAATTTTGGAAAATCTCAAAAGACTATTATAACAATATAAATCGTTGTAACAAATCTGCCTTCATAAACCTTATAAAAAATACAACTAAGTATAGTGAACTTCACCTAAAATTTGCATACAACTTCTGCCATTATATAGAAGGAAAATTCAATGTGAATTTAAATTTATAA